A single genomic interval of Spirosoma linguale DSM 74 harbors:
- a CDS encoding transcriptional regulator, PadR-like family (PFAM: transcriptional regulator PadR family protein~KEGG: azc:AZC_1276 transcriptional regulator), with the protein MLVYLGMNTTSHQLLKGSLSAIILKLLADTEWMYGYEICQKVKQITDGQLKITEGALYPALYKLEADGMLITKTQIVEGRTRKYYAIAQDQQGNAVDRLAQIDQFLHQLQRILTPSDLHQLPTP; encoded by the coding sequence ATGCTAGTATATTTGGGCATGAATACTACGTCTCATCAGCTACTTAAGGGCAGCCTGAGTGCCATCATCCTTAAACTGCTGGCCGACACCGAGTGGATGTACGGCTATGAAATTTGCCAAAAAGTCAAGCAAATCACCGACGGCCAGCTCAAGATTACCGAAGGGGCCCTTTATCCCGCATTGTACAAACTGGAAGCCGACGGTATGCTGATCACCAAAACTCAAATCGTGGAGGGCCGTACCCGTAAATACTATGCCATTGCCCAGGATCAACAAGGCAACGCAGTCGATCGATTGGCACAAATTGACCAGTTTCTCCATCAATTACAACGCATACTTACGCCTAGTGATCTCCATCAGCTTCCTACTCCCTAA
- a CDS encoding protein of unknown function DUF214 (PFAM: protein of unknown function DUF214~KEGG: cps:CPS_4700 ABC transporter, permease protein) has protein sequence MIHNYIRIAFRQLRKHAFYSALNLIGLATAMTLVFLIGQFVWGEWQVNRTLRKADRQYILLSHWKDPNMGLNITTLAPLARRLREEYPTLIANYYRWDGLTSIVSKADKQFRESIQLGDPTFLSMYGLKLLHGDARTALLQPFSVAITEDKALTYFGQTDVIGQTLMIQNFSGATHPFTITAVLKNIPENSITQINATIKNTFFIPTNTYTYFNRTDFESWQNGVLPSYIELQGGISSDQLTKPIQHLIDQNASALIRANLRVEPVALTTFYRQKDNGLVNRMLITLSLAGLFILLMAIVNGVNLSMSQSASRLREIGVRKALGSLRKQLVTQLLTESVLLAILATGLALCLYPLARPFFEQLVGKPLMPLASLPLMALFIPLAMAGGISLLTGIYPAFVLSSRPVVDALQRKQPLIARKLSLHQGLVGFQFLIAIVTLIGAVLVTQQVRYMFSQALGYNQAYVVSAQVPRDWSPAGVRKLETSRRILAALPAVASVSLSHEIPNGNNGGQPMVYQQGADSTQAISMQALVSDENYWQTYQIPLVAGRFFWGHDPDSLSIVLNEKAVRAMGYQKPGYAIGKQLRVRSDPRVFTVVGVTRDFHFTSMQQAIQPMLFFSVKGVPIYRYFSFKLHPGSIPQRLEAIQQQWSVLFPNAPFEYQFMDQTLEKLYQTELQLKKAAYLATALALLVVLLGLVGLVSLSVIRRAKEIGIRKVLGASVVGIVGLFMAEYAWVLLLANVLAWPSAYWLVSKWLADYTYHIRISWIPFVGVGLVVALLTTLLISLQSIKAALINPVHSLRSE, from the coding sequence ATGATCCACAATTATATTCGTATTGCTTTCCGGCAGCTTCGCAAACACGCATTTTATTCAGCCCTCAACCTCATCGGCCTCGCCACGGCCATGACGCTCGTCTTTCTGATCGGCCAATTTGTCTGGGGCGAATGGCAGGTCAATCGAACCTTGCGTAAAGCCGACAGGCAATATATCTTACTCAGCCATTGGAAAGACCCTAATATGGGCCTGAACATTACTACACTGGCTCCGCTGGCGAGACGTCTGCGAGAAGAATACCCGACGCTAATAGCTAATTATTACCGCTGGGATGGCCTGACATCAATTGTTTCCAAAGCCGATAAACAGTTCAGAGAAAGTATTCAATTAGGTGACCCGACGTTCCTGTCCATGTATGGTCTTAAGCTCCTGCATGGCGATGCCCGAACCGCCCTGCTACAACCCTTTTCAGTCGCTATCACAGAAGACAAAGCGCTTACGTATTTCGGACAGACTGATGTAATCGGTCAGACCCTAATGATTCAGAATTTTTCGGGGGCAACGCATCCCTTTACCATCACGGCGGTCCTAAAAAACATCCCTGAAAATTCAATCACCCAGATTAACGCCACCATCAAGAACACCTTTTTTATTCCCACCAACACCTATACGTACTTCAACCGAACTGATTTCGAGTCGTGGCAAAATGGCGTACTACCCTCTTATATTGAGCTACAGGGAGGCATTTCATCGGACCAATTGACAAAGCCTATTCAGCACTTGATCGATCAGAACGCGAGTGCGCTGATCCGAGCGAACTTGCGGGTTGAACCCGTCGCGTTGACGACATTCTACCGGCAAAAAGATAACGGTCTAGTCAATCGGATGTTGATAACACTCTCCCTAGCCGGGCTATTCATTCTGCTCATGGCCATTGTCAATGGCGTGAATCTGTCCATGAGTCAGTCAGCCAGCCGCCTGCGAGAGATCGGCGTGCGCAAAGCTCTGGGCAGTCTCCGAAAACAGCTCGTCACTCAGTTGTTGACCGAATCGGTTCTGCTCGCCATCTTGGCCACTGGATTGGCTTTGTGTCTTTACCCGCTTGCCAGACCATTTTTTGAGCAACTCGTTGGCAAGCCACTTATGCCCCTAGCCAGCTTACCGCTTATGGCTCTGTTTATTCCGTTAGCGATGGCTGGCGGGATTAGTTTATTAACGGGCATCTATCCCGCCTTCGTGCTTTCCTCACGACCTGTGGTGGATGCGCTACAGCGCAAACAGCCCCTGATAGCGCGCAAACTGTCGTTGCATCAGGGGCTGGTTGGTTTTCAGTTTCTAATCGCTATCGTAACCCTGATTGGGGCCGTTCTGGTGACCCAGCAGGTCCGGTATATGTTCAGTCAGGCGTTAGGCTATAACCAGGCCTATGTTGTCTCCGCTCAAGTTCCTCGTGACTGGTCACCGGCGGGGGTACGCAAGCTAGAGACGAGCCGACGTATCCTGGCCGCCCTGCCTGCGGTCGCCAGCGTTAGCCTGTCCCACGAGATTCCCAACGGCAACAACGGTGGTCAGCCGATGGTCTATCAACAGGGTGCCGATTCAACCCAGGCGATATCCATGCAAGCCTTAGTGTCGGACGAGAACTACTGGCAAACCTACCAGATTCCGTTAGTAGCCGGTCGTTTTTTTTGGGGTCATGATCCCGACTCGCTGAGCATCGTACTGAACGAAAAAGCGGTTCGGGCAATGGGGTATCAAAAACCAGGGTATGCGATCGGAAAACAACTCCGGGTGAGGAGTGACCCCCGGGTGTTTACGGTGGTGGGGGTGACGCGGGACTTCCATTTCACGTCCATGCAACAGGCTATTCAACCCATGCTGTTTTTTTCGGTCAAAGGCGTTCCCATCTACCGCTACTTCTCCTTTAAACTTCATCCTGGCTCCATCCCTCAGCGATTGGAGGCCATTCAGCAGCAATGGTCTGTGCTCTTTCCTAATGCACCATTCGAATACCAGTTTATGGATCAGACGCTGGAAAAGCTCTACCAAACGGAATTGCAGCTAAAGAAGGCCGCTTACTTAGCAACGGCTCTAGCCTTGCTGGTGGTACTGCTGGGTTTGGTAGGCTTGGTCTCGCTGAGCGTCATTCGGCGGGCTAAAGAGATCGGTATCCGTAAGGTGCTAGGGGCATCGGTCGTGGGTATCGTTGGATTATTTATGGCTGAATACGCCTGGGTGCTGCTGCTGGCGAATGTACTAGCGTGGCCATCAGCCTACTGGCTCGTATCAAAATGGTTAGCTGATTATACCTATCACATTCGGATTAGTTGGATACCTTTCGTGGGCGTGGGATTAGTCGTAGCGCTGTTAACTACCTTACTCATTAGCCTCCAATCGATCAAAGCGGCACTTATTAATCCAGTCCATTCGCTACGAAGCGAATAA
- a CDS encoding conserved hypothetical protein (PFAM: conserved hypothetical protein~KEGG: avn:Avin_33580 hypothetical protein), with protein sequence MATISQPPAQGSSPASARRRVTQPAGPAKTAYQPQRATSFAIIEQAQKGVPTQQVDQLAELLGISFKEMAIVLQVAERTLHRFRSEGQLDQQTSERLLLLENLTAHGLLVFDGRAEALADWLRYPLRELKGQAPLQWLNTISGFSLVDDVLTRIEYGVYS encoded by the coding sequence ATGGCTACTATCTCTCAGCCGCCGGCTCAAGGTTCCTCACCCGCTTCAGCAAGGCGACGCGTTACTCAACCAGCCGGGCCAGCAAAGACCGCTTACCAACCCCAACGAGCCACTAGCTTCGCTATCATCGAACAGGCCCAAAAGGGCGTGCCAACTCAGCAAGTGGATCAGCTAGCTGAGCTGCTTGGAATATCATTTAAAGAGATGGCTATCGTTCTGCAAGTCGCCGAACGAACACTACACCGTTTTCGTAGTGAAGGGCAACTTGACCAACAGACCTCGGAGCGGTTGTTGTTACTAGAAAACCTGACGGCTCATGGCTTGCTGGTTTTTGACGGTCGAGCGGAGGCCTTGGCGGATTGGCTACGCTATCCTCTACGAGAGTTGAAGGGCCAAGCGCCCCTTCAGTGGCTGAACACCATCAGTGGGTTTAGTTTGGTGGATGATGTGTTGACCCGCATTGAGTATGGCGTCTATTCGTAG
- a CDS encoding protein of unknown function DUF214 (PFAM: protein of unknown function DUF214~KEGG: sde:Sde_0330 acetylornithine deacetylase ArgE): protein MAQTMIGSYLKTTTRNILRHKLFATINIIGLAIGLAVGLLVITLVHDLFSYDRFHQKRDRIYRIITSRQDAQLGNQDYASASVKVGQICQQQMPGIEETAIVRQGYRGDATVQQTTLPISGLWATPSFLSVFTFPLLRGNPMTALKEPYSLVITQKQAQKLFGAVDPVNQVIRLDSTNYKVTGVLQDIPLFSHIQFDALISWSTLQQARQNDPNFFSWDNIADTYVYLLLPKNGDASVVQRQLDQLDQVENAVIKPRAMSTRLQPLMSIFLGKDLRNEIGHSLPLSTLWALLAFAFIAILTACFNYTNLSIARSLRRAREVGVRKVLGAVKGQVLAQFIVEAIVTALLAMLLAFEFFLGLRSAFLALGPSFATLQLSWGVVLAFGLLAILVGILAGLVPAISLTKINPLQVLKNLQSITLFRHVTLRKALIFSQYTFSLFFVAVTLILYQQYQFFIRQDVGFQTDHILNIALQNQSAESLKQKLSQIPQVQQISQSQRITSLGATYQTYLRYKDPQDSLAAKLNGIDQQYLSLHHYKLLAGRYFTPAQTDSASNEILINQELMKHFNLGNGNPQKAVGSLLTTGEKAYQVVGVLSDFHYNSLYEKMEPAFFRYAPKDASYLNVKVASGKEPATIARIRQAWKQVDTVHPFVASWYEDDIEEFYHPLSVISKLIGSLAFLTIFIASLGLFGMVVYTAETRLKEISIRKAYATDRI, encoded by the coding sequence ATGGCTCAGACGATGATTGGTAGCTACCTTAAAACCACCACTCGTAATATACTTCGACATAAGCTTTTTGCAACCATCAATATCATTGGCTTAGCCATCGGTTTGGCGGTGGGGCTACTGGTCATTACCTTAGTTCATGACTTGTTCTCCTATGATCGCTTCCATCAAAAGCGAGATCGCATTTACCGCATCATCACAAGTCGGCAAGATGCACAGCTTGGCAATCAGGACTATGCTTCAGCATCGGTCAAAGTAGGGCAAATCTGCCAACAGCAGATGCCTGGTATCGAAGAGACAGCTATCGTACGGCAGGGATATAGGGGCGATGCAACGGTTCAGCAAACGACCCTTCCCATAAGTGGCCTTTGGGCAACTCCTTCATTTCTGTCCGTTTTCACCTTTCCACTGCTGAGAGGTAACCCCATGACGGCCCTCAAAGAGCCTTATTCCCTTGTTATTACCCAGAAACAGGCCCAAAAGTTATTTGGCGCGGTAGATCCCGTAAACCAGGTTATCCGACTGGATTCGACCAACTACAAGGTGACCGGAGTTCTTCAAGACATACCGCTGTTCTCTCATATTCAGTTTGACGCCTTAATCTCCTGGTCAACCCTCCAACAGGCTCGACAGAACGATCCTAATTTTTTCAGCTGGGACAACATAGCCGATACGTACGTTTATTTGTTGTTACCTAAAAATGGAGATGCCAGCGTTGTGCAACGCCAGCTGGACCAGCTTGACCAGGTAGAAAATGCCGTCATTAAACCTAGGGCAATGAGTACCCGTTTGCAGCCCTTAATGAGCATTTTTCTAGGAAAGGATCTGCGTAACGAAATTGGTCATAGTCTCCCCCTTAGTACCCTGTGGGCCCTACTCGCCTTCGCCTTTATTGCCATCTTAACCGCTTGTTTCAACTACACTAACCTGTCGATCGCTCGTTCACTCAGACGCGCACGGGAAGTGGGCGTTCGCAAAGTGCTGGGTGCCGTTAAAGGGCAAGTGCTCGCCCAATTTATTGTTGAGGCCATTGTTACGGCCTTACTAGCCATGCTACTCGCTTTTGAGTTCTTTCTGGGATTACGTTCCGCTTTCCTAGCCTTGGGACCGAGCTTTGCTACCCTGCAACTCTCATGGGGGGTTGTACTTGCCTTTGGGCTACTGGCCATCTTAGTAGGAATTCTAGCTGGGTTAGTACCGGCTATATCCTTAACGAAAATTAATCCACTACAGGTTCTCAAGAACCTGCAATCCATAACCCTGTTTCGGCACGTTACATTACGCAAGGCATTGATCTTTAGTCAGTACACGTTCTCTCTATTTTTTGTGGCCGTCACGCTCATTCTCTATCAACAATACCAGTTTTTTATCCGTCAGGATGTGGGCTTTCAGACCGATCATATCCTCAACATTGCTTTACAAAACCAGTCCGCTGAAAGCCTCAAGCAGAAACTATCCCAGATTCCCCAGGTGCAACAGATTTCACAATCTCAGCGGATCACCAGTTTGGGAGCCACTTATCAAACGTATTTACGCTATAAAGACCCGCAAGATTCCCTGGCCGCCAAGCTGAATGGTATTGATCAACAGTATCTATCGCTTCATCACTATAAACTGTTAGCAGGCCGATATTTTACGCCGGCACAAACGGATTCTGCTTCAAATGAAATCTTGATCAACCAAGAGTTGATGAAGCATTTTAACTTAGGCAATGGCAACCCTCAAAAAGCCGTAGGTTCCCTTTTGACCACTGGGGAAAAGGCCTACCAGGTGGTAGGTGTGCTGAGCGATTTTCACTACAATTCGCTCTATGAGAAAATGGAACCAGCCTTTTTCCGCTATGCCCCTAAGGATGCCAGCTACCTGAATGTAAAAGTCGCTTCGGGAAAGGAGCCGGCGACCATCGCCCGCATTCGCCAAGCTTGGAAGCAGGTGGATACCGTTCATCCGTTCGTGGCCAGTTGGTATGAGGATGACATTGAGGAATTTTATCACCCGCTTTCGGTCATCAGTAAGCTAATTGGAAGCCTGGCCTTCTTAACCATTTTTATTGCGTCCCTGGGCTTGTTTGGGATGGTTGTCTACACGGCCGAAACCCGGTTAAAAGAAATCAGTATTCGGAAGGCGTATGCGACTGATAGAATTTGA
- a CDS encoding NmrA family protein (PFAM: NmrA family protein; NAD-dependent epimerase/dehydratase~KEGG: aav:Aave_3935 NmrA family protein), with amino-acid sequence MVLITGATGQIGKELCRLLAQSHIPARAMCRNQEQFTQFTQIGLEAVQGDFGQPDQLRKAMQGCQQLFLLTPPVPQQAQWERLAIDLAVETGIKRIVRVSAADANLTTKVPWAKAHAEADHYLRSKPIAWTIIRPVAFMQNFFELARPIARGILPHITGDGQLSYIDSRDIAAVVRQLLTQQGHQGAIYYLTGPDSLSTGDIATRLTEALGHPVRAIHLAEVDMREQLKSGGLSDWYINALIEQYALVAGGYDIDTTEEVKRLTGQPPRTFAQFARDYHQELGADYLSQSKC; translated from the coding sequence CCAATCACATATCCCTGCCAGAGCTATGTGCCGCAACCAGGAACAATTCACGCAATTTACCCAAATTGGCCTGGAGGCTGTTCAGGGCGACTTTGGCCAACCGGATCAGCTTCGGAAAGCCATGCAGGGCTGCCAGCAGCTATTTTTACTGACGCCCCCTGTGCCCCAACAAGCCCAATGGGAACGCTTGGCCATCGATCTGGCGGTAGAAACCGGCATCAAGCGAATTGTCAGAGTATCGGCAGCTGACGCCAATTTAACCACCAAAGTGCCCTGGGCTAAAGCGCATGCAGAGGCCGATCATTACCTGCGCAGCAAGCCTATTGCTTGGACCATTATTCGCCCGGTGGCGTTCATGCAAAACTTTTTTGAGCTGGCCCGCCCGATTGCCCGGGGAATCTTACCGCACATTACCGGTGATGGCCAACTTAGCTATATCGACTCCCGGGATATTGCCGCTGTCGTCAGGCAATTGCTGACCCAGCAGGGGCACCAGGGGGCGATTTATTATCTAACGGGTCCAGACTCACTCAGCACAGGAGATATTGCCACGCGCTTAACGGAAGCCCTGGGTCACCCGGTCAGGGCGATTCATTTGGCAGAAGTGGATATGCGTGAACAGCTAAAATCAGGAGGCTTATCGGACTGGTACATCAACGCGCTGATCGAGCAGTATGCCCTCGTAGCGGGCGGATATGATATTGATACGACCGAAGAAGTAAAGCGCCTGACCGGTCAGCCCCCCCGCACATTTGCCCAGTTTGCCCGTGACTATCACCAGGAACTGGGGGCTGATTACCTAAGCCAAAGCAAGTGTTAA
- a CDS encoding Siderophore-interacting protein-like protein (KEGG: rme:Rmet_4199 FAD-binding 9, siderophore- interacting), with amino-acid sequence MANIIKRAAFKLMEKTLAEHANVVDVRTWSPASMYEIDLYLPTVDMSKWKTIPRLKCKVDEFEYRDYTPAWWEAEKGICTLFVETGHNGAGSRWAQRVRSGDQLLVGPAHAAQLPPKPGKILALADGSALGHMLGLKQLTCAEEYPLEVAVVFQEDYQIPTLLRGENPEFEFIVKPEGTSLENLESWAQTKNLSDYSSIYIAGHIPMVRELRKKLKSSADPNTTIYAHGFWR; translated from the coding sequence ATGGCAAACATTATTAAACGAGCCGCCTTTAAGCTGATGGAAAAAACATTGGCCGAACACGCCAACGTAGTAGACGTCAGAACATGGAGTCCCGCTTCTATGTACGAAATCGACTTATATCTTCCTACCGTTGATATGAGTAAATGGAAAACCATACCCCGACTTAAGTGTAAGGTGGATGAATTTGAATACCGTGATTACACCCCTGCTTGGTGGGAGGCCGAAAAAGGAATTTGTACGTTGTTTGTCGAAACCGGACACAACGGAGCAGGTAGCCGATGGGCACAACGCGTTCGGTCAGGCGATCAGCTCCTTGTGGGGCCTGCTCACGCGGCTCAACTACCCCCAAAACCAGGTAAGATTTTAGCGCTCGCGGATGGTAGTGCGCTTGGTCACATGCTGGGCTTAAAACAGTTGACCTGTGCCGAAGAATACCCCTTGGAGGTAGCCGTAGTTTTCCAGGAAGACTACCAGATTCCAACTCTATTGAGGGGTGAAAATCCAGAATTTGAGTTTATTGTCAAGCCTGAGGGTACCAGTCTGGAAAATCTCGAAAGCTGGGCACAGACCAAAAATTTAAGTGACTACAGTTCCATTTATATTGCCGGTCATATTCCCATGGTTCGGGAATTGCGTAAAAAGCTGAAAAGCAGCGCCGATCCTAACACAACTATTTATGCGCATGGATTTTGGCGATAA
- a CDS encoding transcriptional regulator, PadR-like family (PFAM: transcriptional regulator PadR family protein) — MKGTQLGEFEEIVLLTIARLYDDAYGVAVLDELSQHLERPISLGVVHRTMQRLEEKGLLQSRFSEPIAQRGGRSKRLFTVTMAGQQAIQQARRIRNELWDGIPQTAFDHLL, encoded by the coding sequence ATGAAAGGTACTCAACTGGGAGAGTTTGAAGAGATCGTGCTATTGACGATTGCCCGACTTTACGATGATGCCTACGGCGTAGCCGTTTTGGACGAACTGAGCCAGCACTTAGAGCGCCCTATAAGCTTAGGCGTTGTTCATCGGACCATGCAGCGATTAGAAGAAAAAGGACTACTTCAGTCCCGCTTTAGCGAACCGATTGCTCAACGGGGTGGGCGCAGCAAACGCTTGTTTACAGTAACTATGGCGGGCCAACAAGCTATACAACAAGCCCGACGTATCCGCAATGAGCTGTGGGACGGCATTCCCCAAACCGCTTTTGATCATTTACTATGA
- a CDS encoding transcriptional regulator, AraC family (PFAM: helix-turn-helix- domain containing protein AraC type~SMART: Helix-turn-helix, AraC domain~KEGG: swp:swp_4627 transcriptional regulator, AraC family), producing the protein MDFGDNHPIRHMAKEPILVYQMDERSDGVALFRLPLPMVQAYQDELANPHRHDHYTCFFLEEGTITTSIDFHPVTINKTSFLLSYPGQIHQVGSGPTCKGWVLGFDAKLIDKSVKDLFEQSLSTVILLTLNEGEQAWLRTMLMLIDGSLHENKTALFHHKLVQTLLNGFIYRVAAIFQLQLYDRIRDYSVRSLEMTRKFRQLLNQQILTCKQPSAYAQQLNVSASHLNDTIKSVTGFSVTYHIQQAILTEAQRLLAYTDLTVQEIATRLGYEDPKYFIRLFGKGKGLSPAKFRKSNT; encoded by the coding sequence ATGGATTTTGGCGATAATCACCCAATACGGCACATGGCCAAAGAGCCGATCTTGGTCTACCAGATGGATGAACGTTCGGACGGGGTAGCCCTTTTCCGCTTGCCACTACCCATGGTACAAGCGTATCAGGATGAACTGGCGAATCCGCACCGGCATGATCATTACACCTGTTTCTTCCTTGAAGAGGGTACAATAACGACTAGTATTGATTTTCATCCTGTCACCATTAATAAGACGTCTTTCCTATTATCCTATCCGGGCCAAATCCATCAAGTTGGCTCTGGCCCTACGTGTAAGGGTTGGGTTTTGGGATTTGATGCTAAACTGATTGACAAATCGGTTAAAGATTTATTCGAACAATCGCTCTCAACCGTCATCTTATTAACGCTAAATGAAGGAGAACAGGCGTGGTTGAGAACTATGTTGATGCTGATTGATGGGTCCCTGCATGAAAACAAAACGGCCCTTTTCCACCATAAGCTTGTTCAGACCCTGCTCAATGGGTTTATCTACCGGGTGGCGGCTATTTTCCAGCTACAGCTTTATGACCGGATTCGGGATTACTCGGTTCGCAGCCTAGAGATGACCAGGAAATTCCGACAGTTACTAAACCAACAGATTCTTACCTGTAAACAACCGTCGGCCTATGCCCAACAGCTAAACGTATCGGCTAGTCATCTCAATGATACGATCAAATCCGTGACGGGCTTTTCGGTAACGTACCATATCCAGCAAGCGATCTTAACAGAAGCGCAGCGGTTACTGGCTTATACCGACTTAACTGTCCAGGAGATTGCCACTCGGTTGGGCTACGAAGATCCAAAATACTTTATCCGTCTATTTGGCAAAGGAAAAGGGCTATCCCCGGCCAAATTTAGGAAGAGCAACACCTAA
- a CDS encoding catalase (KEGG: mch:Mchl_3406 catalase) → MSFVTYSPQVEQPIADETAILAHIEQVVLEMAQAATAKYGRAMHGTHAKAVGLLKGQLTVLDDLPPELSQGLFAKAGHQYEVVARFSPGPPVPISDKASGQRGMSIKVLGVAGEHLVQSQEKTTQDWVLAVDKAFNAADARAFLKFFQFPAAKSPAIPEGVIVAGSQIARDLEAVLESVGLESPNLKFFGRPPRHPLSDSYYSQAAVRYGKYIAKLAVFPSAELLALIGEPALEVTEDEALRHAMNDYFADHEAQFDIRVQLCTDLTSMPIEDTSVEWPERHSPYRTVGRLVLPRQRAYSETKRAEFDERLSFNPAHALVEHQPLGSVMRARMQVYAATQRYRQTTNQIDALEPHHLSDLPD, encoded by the coding sequence ATGTCATTTGTTACGTATAGCCCGCAGGTTGAACAGCCAATTGCGGATGAAACAGCGATTCTGGCGCACATTGAGCAGGTAGTTCTTGAGATGGCCCAGGCCGCAACGGCTAAGTACGGTCGAGCGATGCATGGTACGCATGCCAAGGCGGTTGGGTTACTGAAAGGCCAATTGACGGTACTCGATGATCTGCCCCCTGAACTCAGCCAAGGCCTGTTTGCCAAGGCGGGGCATCAATACGAAGTCGTGGCTCGGTTTTCACCCGGGCCGCCAGTGCCCATTTCGGACAAAGCGTCTGGGCAACGGGGGATGTCGATCAAAGTACTGGGAGTAGCTGGGGAGCATCTCGTTCAAAGCCAGGAAAAGACTACTCAAGACTGGGTGTTAGCGGTTGATAAGGCATTTAATGCAGCTGATGCCCGAGCCTTTCTAAAGTTCTTCCAGTTTCCAGCCGCCAAGTCGCCTGCTATTCCTGAAGGGGTTATTGTGGCCGGTTCCCAAATCGCCCGTGATCTGGAAGCGGTCCTGGAGAGCGTGGGTCTGGAAAGCCCTAATTTAAAGTTCTTTGGCCGACCACCCCGCCACCCCCTGAGTGATAGTTACTACAGTCAAGCGGCAGTCAGATACGGGAAGTACATTGCCAAACTGGCGGTATTTCCCTCTGCGGAGCTATTGGCCCTCATTGGCGAACCGGCCCTAGAGGTAACGGAGGATGAGGCCTTGCGCCACGCGATGAATGACTATTTTGCCGACCACGAAGCGCAGTTTGACATTAGGGTTCAACTTTGTACTGACTTGACGAGCATGCCAATTGAGGATACCTCCGTCGAATGGCCCGAACGGCATAGTCCTTACCGAACCGTAGGGCGTCTGGTTTTACCTCGGCAACGGGCCTATTCGGAAACGAAGCGAGCTGAGTTCGATGAGCGGCTGTCGTTCAACCCGGCCCATGCCCTCGTGGAGCATCAGCCCTTAGGCTCGGTTATGCGGGCTCGGATGCAGGTTTACGCGGCCACTCAGCGGTATCGGCAGACCACGAACCAAATCGACGCGTTGGAGCCTCATCATCTATCTGACTTACCCGATTAG
- a CDS encoding RES domain protein (PFAM: RES domain protein~KEGG: pst:PSPTO_1037 hypothetical protein) encodes MLVYRLYKSNYIAQPLSAEGARRAGGRWNSKGYPILYTSATPELALLEIVAHLNPLYLPSFHLLVLDIPETHHVVSLADLPANWQDEQQIEILQSYLQNWLNAPDRLSVSVPSAIVDRSRNYLLHTLHPSFEDAVKIVENAPFRIDGRILKTNG; translated from the coding sequence ATGTTAGTATATCGACTTTATAAGAGCAATTACATTGCTCAGCCCTTGTCGGCAGAAGGCGCGCGTCGGGCGGGTGGACGCTGGAACTCCAAAGGCTACCCGATTCTTTATACGTCGGCCACCCCCGAGTTAGCTTTACTGGAGATAGTCGCTCATCTCAATCCGCTCTATTTGCCCAGCTTCCATTTGCTGGTGTTAGACATACCCGAAACGCATCATGTTGTGTCATTAGCTGATCTACCCGCTAACTGGCAGGATGAGCAGCAGATTGAGATCTTACAGTCTTACCTACAGAACTGGCTTAACGCGCCTGATAGGCTGAGTGTGTCAGTGCCTTCAGCAATCGTTGATCGATCCCGAAATTACTTATTGCATACGCTTCATCCCAGCTTTGAGGATGCCGTTAAGATTGTTGAGAATGCGCCTTTCCGAATTGATGGCCGTATACTGAAGACTAACGGGTAG